The Sagittula sp. P11 genome window below encodes:
- a CDS encoding amino acid ABC transporter permease yields the protein MPTRRQVFEARQRRRANLIAAASTGGVLLALVILVPLTPGWEAVQRAFFNGSVFARTFPGLLQAFLMDVAIFAWSAPLIAILGLVLAVARDLRSPALTPVRLFATLFIDVFRGLPVILVIYLIGFGIPGLGLPRPWNSPYIWGSLSLILVYAAYTAEVLRSGIDSIHESQRAAALSLGLSGGDTMRFVILPQAIRRVIPANMNLFIALQKDVALLSFIGPVEIFRQAGVYKSLLANFTPYVGAALIFLAITIPATRYADHLMNRERQARS from the coding sequence ATGCCCACCCGCCGACAGGTCTTCGAGGCCCGCCAGCGCCGCCGCGCCAACCTGATCGCCGCCGCCTCGACCGGCGGCGTGCTTCTGGCGCTTGTCATCCTGGTGCCCCTCACCCCGGGCTGGGAGGCGGTGCAGCGCGCGTTCTTCAACGGCTCAGTCTTCGCCCGAACCTTCCCCGGCCTGCTTCAGGCCTTCCTGATGGACGTGGCGATCTTTGCGTGGAGCGCGCCGCTGATCGCGATCCTCGGGCTCGTCCTCGCCGTGGCGCGCGACCTGCGCAGCCCCGCGCTCACCCCGGTCCGCCTGTTCGCCACGCTGTTCATCGACGTCTTCCGTGGCCTGCCGGTGATCCTCGTGATCTACCTGATCGGCTTCGGCATCCCGGGCCTGGGCTTGCCGAGGCCGTGGAACTCGCCCTACATTTGGGGGTCGCTGTCGCTGATCCTCGTATATGCCGCGTATACCGCCGAGGTCCTGCGCTCCGGCATCGACTCGATCCACGAAAGCCAGCGCGCCGCGGCCCTGTCGCTTGGCCTTTCCGGCGGCGACACCATGCGCTTCGTGATCCTGCCGCAGGCCATCCGTCGGGTGATCCCGGCCAACATGAACCTCTTCATCGCATTGCAGAAGGACGTGGCGCTCCTCTCCTTCATCGGTCCGGTCGAGATCTTCCGCCAGGCCGGCGTCTACAAGTCGCTGCTCGCGAACTTCACGCCCTACGTGGGCGCAGCCCTGATCTTCCTCGCGATCACCATTCCGGCGACCCGATACGCCGACCACCTGATGAACCGCGAACGGCAGGCCCGCTCATGA
- a CDS encoding Gfo/Idh/MocA family protein — protein sequence MTGIGVGVIGTGFMGKAHALGWRNARAVLGGTLPDVRMEMLCDTPMAKAEQMAAQFGFARATDDWRALVADPAVDVVSITTPNNLHREMALAALEAGKHVWCEKPMALTLADAEEMEAAARAAGVVTMLGYNYIRNPAFQHAKRIIEDGRIGRVVHVRGWVDEDYQADPDLPWTWRAKLADAGLGTLGDLGCHLVSMIVGLVGPVESLVADMQVVHETRPLADGSGRSPVENEDTATALVRFANGAHGSISTSRSAWGRKNRLDWEIHGTKGMICFAQERMNELQVYLNEGPRGEQGFRTILTGPDHPPFGAFVPAPGHQIGFNDLKVIEAAEILTAIRDGAQAYPSMTDALAFEKVIHAIAESARGGSVRVTL from the coding sequence ATGACCGGGATTGGCGTGGGCGTGATCGGCACGGGGTTCATGGGCAAGGCGCACGCCTTGGGGTGGCGCAACGCCCGCGCGGTGCTGGGAGGCACTCTCCCCGACGTTCGCATGGAGATGCTCTGCGACACGCCAATGGCAAAGGCAGAGCAGATGGCGGCGCAATTCGGCTTTGCCCGGGCCACCGACGACTGGCGGGCGCTGGTGGCCGACCCGGCGGTCGATGTCGTCAGCATCACAACGCCGAACAACCTCCACCGCGAGATGGCGCTCGCCGCGCTTGAGGCAGGCAAGCACGTCTGGTGCGAGAAACCCATGGCACTGACACTGGCCGACGCCGAAGAGATGGAGGCCGCGGCCCGGGCGGCGGGGGTCGTGACCATGCTGGGCTACAACTACATCCGCAACCCCGCCTTCCAGCACGCGAAGCGCATCATCGAGGACGGGCGCATCGGGCGTGTGGTGCATGTGCGCGGCTGGGTCGACGAGGACTACCAGGCCGATCCGGACCTGCCGTGGACGTGGCGGGCGAAACTTGCCGATGCCGGGCTGGGCACGCTGGGCGACCTGGGCTGTCACCTCGTGTCGATGATCGTCGGACTCGTGGGGCCGGTCGAGAGCCTTGTTGCCGACATGCAGGTGGTGCACGAGACGCGGCCGCTGGCGGACGGCTCGGGGCGGTCACCTGTCGAGAACGAGGACACCGCCACCGCGCTGGTGCGCTTTGCCAATGGCGCGCACGGGTCGATCTCTACCTCGCGCTCTGCCTGGGGGCGCAAGAACAGGCTGGACTGGGAGATACACGGCACCAAGGGCATGATCTGTTTCGCGCAGGAGCGGATGAACGAGCTGCAGGTTTACCTGAACGAGGGGCCGCGCGGCGAGCAGGGGTTCCGCACGATCCTGACAGGCCCCGATCATCCGCCGTTCGGGGCCTTCGTGCCTGCGCCGGGCCACCAGATCGGGTTCAACGATCTGAAGGTGATCGAGGCGGCCGAGATCCTGACGGCGATCCGCGACGGCGCGCAGGCCTATCCGTCGATGACCGATGCGCTGGCGTTCGAGAAGGTGATCCACGCCATCGCGGAAAGCGCGCGGGGCGGATCGGTCCGGGTAACGCTCTGA
- a CDS encoding ABC transporter substrate-binding protein: protein MKLVTTTALALCLAGAALAQNDCAAGKTLKDGTLTIATGNPAFYPWVLDDKPESGQGYEAAVAYAVAAKMGFEPDAVEWVRSSFDQAIQPGEKDFDFNLQQFSITPEREEVVDFSIPYYSSAMAVLTTDRVVEGGATATMDSLKGLVWGADANTTAVPMLQDLIGPSKDPMLYNDNVDVTAAMQAGQIDAALFDLPTALYLSAVVVEGGTILGQFPADRTENPDQFGLLMPNESPLKECVDAALQELIDAGTLAEIEKSWLEETTGVPVIE, encoded by the coding sequence ATGAAACTCGTCACGACCACCGCGCTCGCGCTTTGCCTTGCCGGCGCGGCCCTTGCGCAGAACGACTGCGCCGCCGGCAAGACCCTGAAGGACGGCACCCTGACCATCGCCACCGGCAACCCGGCCTTCTACCCCTGGGTTCTGGACGACAAACCGGAATCGGGTCAGGGCTACGAGGCCGCCGTCGCCTACGCCGTGGCCGCCAAGATGGGGTTCGAGCCCGATGCTGTGGAATGGGTCCGGTCCTCTTTCGACCAGGCGATCCAGCCGGGCGAAAAGGACTTCGACTTCAATCTCCAGCAGTTCTCCATCACGCCAGAGCGTGAGGAGGTCGTCGATTTCTCGATCCCCTACTACAGCTCCGCCATGGCCGTGCTGACGACAGACCGCGTGGTCGAGGGCGGCGCCACCGCCACGATGGACTCGCTCAAGGGGCTGGTGTGGGGCGCCGATGCCAACACCACCGCCGTGCCGATGCTGCAGGACCTGATCGGCCCGTCGAAGGACCCGATGCTCTATAACGACAACGTCGACGTGACCGCAGCGATGCAGGCGGGCCAGATCGACGCGGCGCTCTTCGATCTGCCGACCGCGCTCTACCTGTCGGCGGTCGTGGTCGAGGGCGGCACAATCCTCGGCCAGTTTCCCGCCGACCGGACGGAGAACCCGGACCAGTTCGGCCTCCTGATGCCGAACGAAAGCCCGCTCAAGGAATGCGTCGACGCCGCCCTGCAGGAGCTGATCGACGCGGGCACGCTGGCCGAGATCGAGAAGAGCTGGCTGGAAGAGACCACCGGCGTCCCGGTGATCGAGTAA
- a CDS encoding OmpA family protein produces MRHLLLAMALCAPPAAHAQSGEIFIPGGDDSALPDDTAAQPTSALARCLASPDAATCAGATVDPSGAMNESAVPQVQFETLVLDLDQKKVTSTAAPPAAAPNYAAPQQATHGTVALPSVAVTIEFDFDSANIRGDQFGKLTSLVAALSDPALAGTSYAVIGHTDASGSEGYNCDLSRRRAASVAGALNAAYVTLPLYPVGFGEHVLKNVYDPRAPENRRVTFMRLPDVPGAVLQTAGAVCQY; encoded by the coding sequence ATGCGACACCTGCTCCTTGCCATGGCGCTCTGCGCGCCGCCCGCAGCCCACGCGCAAAGCGGCGAGATCTTCATCCCCGGCGGCGACGACAGCGCGCTGCCGGACGATACCGCCGCCCAGCCGACCAGTGCGCTGGCCCGCTGCCTCGCCTCCCCGGACGCGGCCACCTGCGCCGGGGCGACGGTCGATCCGTCCGGCGCGATGAACGAATCCGCAGTGCCGCAGGTGCAGTTCGAAACGCTGGTGCTGGACCTCGACCAGAAGAAGGTGACCTCCACTGCCGCACCGCCTGCCGCCGCGCCGAACTACGCCGCGCCGCAACAGGCGACTCACGGGACGGTTGCGCTGCCCTCGGTCGCGGTCACCATCGAATTCGACTTCGACAGCGCCAACATCCGGGGCGATCAGTTCGGCAAGCTGACCTCCCTGGTGGCCGCGCTGTCCGACCCCGCGCTGGCGGGCACCTCCTACGCGGTGATCGGGCATACCGATGCCTCCGGCTCGGAGGGCTACAACTGTGACTTGTCCCGCCGCAGGGCCGCCTCGGTCGCGGGCGCGCTCAACGCCGCCTATGTCACCCTGCCGCTGTATCCGGTCGGTTTCGGCGAGCATGTGCTGAAAAACGTCTATGATCCCCGCGCGCCGGAGAACCGCCGCGTGACCTTCATGCGGTTGCCGGACGTCCCCGGCGCGGTGCTGCAAACCGCTGGCGCGGTCTGCCAATACTAG
- a CDS encoding SH3 domain-containing protein: MRSLVLTTILMSLLSLPQSGAAQEFVGFDRNSFGQVVLDRKQFAIMDRQDGSSTGLTQPGEGTSESIGSYSPENFFAKLGRPVGRLDILTDNGVFPCTAFIVDDEHIVTNYHCIPGAAGADRTGATRIEAALFWAGYTRQGVEEGARSYTVLPTPVEADAKLDYSVLKVIGDPSEDYGTLELAANIPHDGDPYWVIGHPMGEAQRISREKCQANSPAVSGGRLLHTCDTLPGNSGSPLIDASSRMVIGLHNAGSGQDAVNFATPMQAILEHSRILKAAVGGVPGGGSGGGGGQETGGTVPQPSFCDTLYNKAETLNACYAYDAYLQSCGEHPFAILAKGYVARECSTTPPSGGSTGGGSTGGSGGGTTTELLRPWCSSSRLNPTEATICGDRYLAGLDAELDRAYANPARSVSASSQGAWRTGTRDRCGTDTSCISRAVIDRIAYLKTPATSSGGSSGSATTRSGNYELSSSCYIMTASRPSLSEAKAFISQWFGSGQGIRIFRSTNGYYGIALETVSRSSADGRIAQLISAGRIPNDSYCSTGSRFVEEVLWNGGSSGGGSSSGGGGYTMYIDNTASLNVRSGPGTQYGRITAVDRGTQVTVTGSSDGWSNIHLPNGLSGWVSATYLSSSRPSAQRQCYATVTNLSPYSSRTRSDGSGYLNVRSAPSTRGNILTEVYLGDTVQVVAQSNGWAQIRCVSGQCQQPYVGNGGATGWASAKYLAVRCN; this comes from the coding sequence GTGCGCTCTCTGGTTCTGACGACCATCCTGATGTCCCTCTTGTCCCTGCCCCAGTCTGGCGCGGCGCAGGAGTTCGTGGGCTTCGACCGGAACAGTTTTGGCCAGGTCGTGCTCGACCGCAAGCAGTTCGCCATCATGGACCGGCAGGACGGCAGCAGCACGGGGCTGACGCAGCCGGGCGAGGGCACCAGTGAATCCATCGGGTCCTATTCGCCGGAGAACTTCTTTGCCAAGCTCGGGCGCCCGGTCGGGCGGCTCGACATCCTGACCGACAACGGCGTCTTTCCCTGCACCGCCTTCATCGTCGACGACGAACACATCGTCACCAACTACCACTGCATTCCCGGGGCCGCCGGGGCCGACCGCACCGGCGCGACCCGGATCGAGGCGGCACTGTTCTGGGCCGGCTACACCCGTCAGGGCGTTGAGGAAGGCGCACGGAGCTACACCGTCCTGCCCACTCCGGTCGAGGCGGACGCGAAGCTCGATTACTCCGTTCTGAAGGTGATCGGCGATCCGTCAGAGGACTACGGCACGCTGGAACTGGCCGCCAACATCCCGCACGACGGCGACCCCTACTGGGTGATCGGCCACCCCATGGGCGAGGCGCAGCGCATCAGCCGCGAGAAGTGCCAGGCGAATTCGCCCGCTGTTTCCGGCGGGCGGCTGCTGCACACCTGCGATACGCTGCCGGGCAACTCCGGCTCGCCGCTGATCGACGCCTCGTCGCGCATGGTGATCGGTCTGCACAACGCAGGGTCCGGTCAGGACGCCGTGAACTTCGCCACGCCGATGCAGGCAATCCTGGAGCACAGCCGCATCCTGAAGGCCGCCGTCGGCGGCGTCCCGGGTGGTGGCAGCGGCGGAGGCGGCGGTCAGGAAACGGGCGGTACCGTGCCGCAACCCAGCTTCTGCGACACGCTCTACAACAAGGCCGAGACGCTCAACGCCTGCTACGCATACGACGCCTACCTGCAATCCTGCGGCGAACACCCCTTCGCGATCCTCGCCAAGGGCTATGTCGCGCGCGAGTGCAGCACCACGCCCCCGTCCGGCGGTTCGACCGGCGGAGGCAGCACCGGCGGGTCCGGCGGCGGGACAACGACCGAGCTGCTGCGCCCCTGGTGCTCCTCCAGCCGCCTCAACCCGACGGAGGCGACGATCTGCGGCGACCGCTACCTTGCCGGGCTCGACGCGGAACTCGACCGGGCCTATGCGAACCCGGCCCGCAGCGTCTCTGCCTCGTCGCAGGGGGCGTGGCGCACCGGCACACGGGACCGCTGCGGTACGGACACCAGCTGCATTTCCCGCGCCGTGATCGACCGCATCGCCTACCTGAAGACGCCGGCGACCTCGTCCGGCGGCTCATCGGGCAGCGCGACCACGCGGTCCGGCAACTACGAGCTGTCGTCGTCGTGCTACATCATGACCGCCTCCCGCCCCTCCCTGTCCGAGGCCAAGGCGTTCATCTCTCAGTGGTTCGGCAGCGGTCAGGGCATTCGCATCTTCCGGTCGACCAACGGGTACTACGGCATCGCGCTGGAGACCGTGTCGCGCAGCAGCGCCGACGGGCGCATCGCGCAACTGATCTCTGCCGGGCGCATCCCGAACGACAGCTACTGCTCCACCGGCTCCCGCTTTGTCGAAGAGGTGCTCTGGAACGGCGGATCGTCTGGCGGCGGGTCCTCTTCCGGCGGCGGCGGATACACGATGTACATCGACAACACCGCCAGTCTGAACGTCCGATCCGGCCCCGGTACGCAGTACGGCCGCATCACTGCCGTCGACCGCGGCACGCAGGTGACCGTCACGGGCAGCAGCGACGGCTGGTCGAACATCCACCTGCCCAACGGGCTGAGCGGCTGGGTCTCGGCCACCTACCTGTCGAGTTCGCGCCCCTCGGCGCAGCGCCAGTGCTACGCCACTGTGACCAACCTCAGTCCCTATTCCAGCCGGACACGCTCGGACGGCTCCGGCTATCTGAACGTGCGCAGCGCGCCGTCGACCCGCGGCAACATCCTGACCGAGGTCTACCTCGGAGACACGGTCCAGGTGGTGGCGCAAAGCAATGGATGGGCGCAAATTCGATGCGTTTCCGGGCAATGCCAGCAGCCGTACGTGGGCAACGGCGGCGCCACCGGCTGGGCCTCGGCCAAGTATCTCGCAGTCCGCTGCAACTGA
- a CDS encoding PLP-dependent aminotransferase family protein produces MDWQTVLARRTGRMKASEIRELLKLLDQPDIISFAGGIPDPALFPAEAFATAMSEAMTGPRAAQALQYSVSEGYAPLRAWLADHMGTIGVPCGTENIVITSGSQQALDYLGKLLLTPGDTAMVGWPTYLGALGAFNACEPRYIPLDPWSNTAPEDLRAEAEAAGGAVKMAYLSPDFANPTGETLDAEGRVRLLDRAEALGIAVIEDAAYQALRYDGDPVPPILATDIARSGGIENTRTIYCGSFSKTLAPGLRVGWVCAASPVIERLVLIKQAADLHSPTLNQIATERVARAMFDDHVAGLRRVYGARRDRMLAALSREMPEGVTWTRPEGGMFVWVTLPEGTDSAQLLERAVREARVAFVPGGAFFPDGSGRNTLRLSFSCADDTRIDEGIARLGRLLR; encoded by the coding sequence ATGGACTGGCAAACTGTGCTGGCGCGGCGGACGGGGCGGATGAAGGCCTCGGAGATCCGCGAGTTGCTGAAACTGCTGGACCAGCCGGACATCATCTCGTTCGCCGGCGGCATCCCCGATCCGGCGCTGTTCCCGGCAGAGGCCTTTGCCACGGCCATGTCGGAAGCGATGACCGGTCCGCGTGCCGCGCAGGCCCTGCAGTATTCCGTGTCCGAAGGCTATGCGCCGCTCAGGGCCTGGCTGGCCGATCACATGGGCACCATCGGCGTGCCGTGCGGGACGGAGAACATCGTGATCACCTCCGGTTCGCAGCAGGCGCTCGATTACCTGGGCAAGCTGCTGCTGACGCCCGGGGATACGGCGATGGTCGGCTGGCCCACCTACCTCGGGGCGCTTGGTGCCTTCAACGCCTGCGAGCCGCGGTACATTCCGCTGGACCCGTGGTCCAACACCGCGCCCGAAGATCTGCGCGCAGAGGCGGAGGCCGCGGGCGGGGCGGTCAAGATGGCCTACCTGTCGCCGGACTTTGCCAACCCAACCGGCGAGACGCTGGATGCGGAGGGCCGCGTGCGGCTGCTGGACCGGGCCGAAGCGCTGGGGATCGCGGTGATCGAGGACGCAGCCTACCAGGCGCTGCGCTATGACGGTGATCCGGTGCCGCCGATCCTTGCCACCGACATCGCCCGCAGCGGCGGGATCGAGAACACCCGGACGATCTACTGCGGTTCGTTCTCCAAGACGCTCGCGCCGGGGCTGCGCGTTGGCTGGGTTTGTGCCGCGTCCCCGGTCATCGAGCGGCTGGTGCTGATCAAGCAGGCGGCGGACCTGCATTCGCCCACCCTGAACCAGATCGCGACGGAGCGCGTGGCGCGCGCCATGTTCGACGACCACGTTGCCGGCTTGCGCCGGGTCTACGGCGCGCGGCGCGACCGCATGCTGGCGGCCCTATCACGCGAGATGCCGGAAGGTGTAACCTGGACAAGACCCGAGGGCGGGATGTTCGTTTGGGTGACGCTGCCCGAAGGCACGGACAGCGCGCAGCTGCTGGAGAGAGCCGTGCGCGAGGCGCGGGTGGCCTTCGTGCCCGGCGGCGCGTTCTTCCCGGATGGGTCCGGGCGGAACACGCTGCGGCTCAGCTTCTCCTGCGCGGACGATACCCGGATCGACGAGGGCATCGCCCGGCTGGGCAGGCTTTTGCGCTGA
- a CDS encoding amino acid ABC transporter ATP-binding protein — protein sequence MKSLELRAVTKAFGSNTVLDGIDLSVSPGQMVCLIGASGSGKSTLLKCLNLLEPIDDGQILLDGLDIAEPGLDPQPVRQRIGMVFQSYNLFPHMTALENALLAPRRVRRKSRAELLPGTEALFARFGLADRMHHYPDQLSGGQQQRVAIVRALAMQPEIMLFDEITSALDPELVGEVLDVLRQLRTEGMTMILATHEMAFAREVANTICFLDNGRILEQAPPSEFFTAPRHARTKSFLARVL from the coding sequence ATGAAAAGCCTCGAACTGCGCGCCGTCACCAAGGCCTTCGGGAGCAACACCGTGCTCGACGGCATCGACCTTTCCGTCTCGCCCGGCCAGATGGTCTGCCTGATCGGCGCCTCGGGCTCCGGCAAGTCGACGCTCTTGAAGTGCCTGAACCTGCTGGAACCCATCGACGACGGGCAGATCCTGCTCGACGGCCTGGACATCGCCGAACCCGGCCTCGACCCGCAGCCCGTGCGCCAGCGCATCGGCATGGTGTTCCAGAGCTACAACCTTTTCCCGCACATGACCGCGCTCGAGAACGCGCTGCTGGCGCCGCGCCGGGTCCGCCGCAAGTCCCGCGCCGAACTTCTCCCGGGGACGGAGGCGCTGTTTGCCCGCTTCGGCCTTGCCGACAGGATGCACCACTATCCCGACCAGCTTTCCGGCGGCCAGCAGCAGCGGGTGGCCATCGTCCGCGCCCTTGCCATGCAGCCCGAGATCATGCTCTTCGACGAGATCACCTCGGCGCTCGACCCGGAACTGGTGGGCGAAGTGCTCGACGTGCTGCGCCAGCTGCGCACCGAGGGCATGACGATGATCCTCGCCACGCACGAAATGGCCTTTGCGCGCGAGGTCGCGAACACCATCTGCTTCCTCGACAACGGCCGCATCCTCGAACAGGCCCCGCCGTCAGAGTTCTTCACCGCCCCGCGCCACGCCCGCACGAAAAGCTTCCTCGCCCGCGTGCTCTGA
- a CDS encoding MarR family winged helix-turn-helix transcriptional regulator, translating into MNTAPETEIDTQTPAGDAPAKFLTFRLARVQAKLNAQSSRILKDHAGITLTQWRLLSLIGGAGRTTAAHLSREVAMDKGLISRNIKTLVTDGFVQVTLDPEDHRAQHLELTPHGLRVFQDTLPRMRARQDALRAHLDIEEELILDRALEKLERAAEDRALG; encoded by the coding sequence ATGAACACGGCGCCCGAGACCGAAATCGACACCCAGACACCGGCCGGCGATGCCCCTGCCAAGTTCCTGACGTTTCGTCTTGCGCGTGTGCAGGCCAAGCTGAACGCCCAGTCCAGCCGCATCCTGAAGGACCATGCCGGGATCACCCTGACACAGTGGCGGCTGCTGTCGCTGATCGGTGGCGCGGGCCGCACCACTGCCGCGCACCTGTCTCGCGAGGTGGCGATGGACAAGGGGCTGATCTCCCGCAACATCAAGACGCTGGTGACGGACGGTTTCGTGCAGGTGACGCTCGACCCCGAAGACCACCGCGCCCAGCACCTCGAACTGACACCGCACGGGCTGCGCGTGTTCCAGGACACTCTGCCGCGGATGCGCGCCCGTCAGGACGCCCTGCGCGCGCATCTCGACATCGAGGAAGAGCTCATCCTCGACCGCGCCCTCGAAAAGCTGGAGCGCGCGGCAGAGGATCGCGCCCTCGGCTGA
- a CDS encoding DUF4384 domain-containing protein — protein sequence MTPNFRMTAAALALGIGLTSTASAQDQSILIDVELELNGMPLPEDATLEETAAYEVLNKYCSGCHQQGMLDEGLTNPKSGFGHILDVRRLAQDPKFVVSGEPTKSKLYQVIAGGAPAMPDNCWDPTCTPKAEEMAALETWITKMGETAPPERTFVPLSELYAMALQDLSAQPTNRRDRTRYISMRTLWNDSEVTQENYDAYLAATVKLMNALSFNPNVYKFEKIDEKGILLRVFLPDLDWTHEKWAVMEREYPYGMESDTDPNLSTLQTMAGTQIPVIRADWFAATASAAPMYYDVLGLADTLQGLQQQLGLDMRSNILNEQVVRAGFQDSGVSTNNRLIERHPLGSGMFWTSYDFAGSKGRQSFFEYPLGPVSVHGEEVSFHEDGGESIFTLPNGFHGYYLNTTDGTRLNVGPTAIVRDTDYPDGTGEVVNGISCMSCHSKGIRFNDDRVREVALNNLALSPAVRQTVDAIYPGKEVVNDYFQKDMEAFFATLQKAGIDPETKAAGLEPVRGLMVYFVDYFVNYEQAANELGLTEDELTARAAFAGTENASLLQRLKVSPIARDEWTAVYPVLLDKLTDYRPILTDHRTTAALSHSVKQVVQGTPYDSVGQTGGQPIVTHADAKQFGADYDATQHSVTAQSHLTVYTDKPTYKVGDPLRIFIEPRHDCRLTLISIDDDHDSCVLYPFPGLPDVVIKGGSQYVFPPQGALRTSEPGLETVLAICNGSDAAISKERSGTNSVSCSANHQPISRESYTSVVNETLILDLNPGGGDQLSTASGADYRAVSSHNPDVTKAQISVLVQSH from the coding sequence ATGACCCCCAATTTCCGGATGACGGCAGCCGCACTGGCGCTTGGCATCGGCCTGACGTCAACCGCCTCTGCACAGGACCAGTCGATCCTCATCGACGTGGAGCTTGAGCTGAACGGCATGCCCCTGCCCGAGGATGCCACGCTGGAGGAGACGGCGGCCTACGAGGTGCTGAACAAGTACTGTTCCGGCTGCCACCAGCAGGGGATGCTCGACGAGGGGCTGACCAATCCGAAGTCGGGGTTCGGCCATATCCTCGATGTCCGCCGCCTTGCGCAGGATCCGAAATTCGTCGTCTCGGGCGAGCCGACCAAGTCGAAGCTCTATCAGGTGATCGCAGGCGGCGCCCCGGCCATGCCGGACAATTGCTGGGATCCGACCTGCACGCCCAAGGCCGAGGAGATGGCCGCGCTCGAAACGTGGATCACCAAGATGGGAGAGACCGCGCCGCCGGAACGCACCTTCGTCCCGTTGTCCGAGCTTTATGCCATGGCGCTGCAGGACCTCTCCGCCCAGCCCACCAACCGCCGCGACCGGACGCGCTATATCTCCATGCGGACGCTGTGGAACGACAGCGAGGTGACGCAGGAGAACTACGACGCCTACCTCGCCGCGACGGTGAAGCTGATGAATGCGCTCAGCTTCAACCCCAACGTCTACAAGTTCGAGAAGATCGACGAGAAGGGTATCCTGCTGCGGGTCTTCCTGCCCGATCTGGATTGGACCCACGAGAAGTGGGCCGTGATGGAGCGCGAATATCCCTACGGGATGGAATCCGACACCGATCCGAACCTGAGCACGCTGCAGACCATGGCGGGCACCCAGATCCCGGTGATCCGCGCGGACTGGTTCGCCGCCACCGCCTCCGCCGCGCCGATGTACTACGACGTGCTGGGGCTGGCCGACACGCTGCAAGGGCTGCAACAGCAGCTTGGCTTAGACATGCGATCCAATATCCTGAACGAGCAGGTCGTCCGCGCCGGTTTCCAGGATTCCGGCGTATCCACCAACAATCGCCTGATCGAGCGCCATCCGCTCGGTTCCGGCATGTTCTGGACGTCCTACGACTTTGCCGGTTCCAAGGGGCGGCAGAGCTTCTTCGAGTACCCGCTTGGCCCCGTGTCGGTGCATGGCGAGGAAGTCTCCTTCCACGAGGACGGGGGCGAGTCGATCTTCACCCTGCCGAACGGCTTCCACGGTTATTACCTGAACACCACGGACGGCACGCGCCTGAACGTCGGGCCAACCGCCATCGTGCGCGATACAGACTACCCGGACGGCACCGGCGAGGTGGTGAACGGCATCTCCTGCATGTCCTGCCACTCCAAGGGCATCCGCTTCAACGACGACCGCGTCCGCGAGGTGGCGCTGAACAACCTCGCGCTGTCGCCGGCCGTGCGCCAGACCGTCGACGCGATCTATCCCGGCAAGGAGGTGGTCAACGACTACTTCCAGAAGGACATGGAGGCGTTCTTTGCCACCCTCCAGAAGGCCGGCATCGACCCGGAGACCAAGGCCGCCGGGCTCGAACCCGTGCGCGGCCTGATGGTCTATTTCGTCGACTACTTCGTGAACTACGAACAGGCCGCCAACGAGCTGGGGCTGACCGAGGACGAACTGACCGCCCGCGCCGCCTTTGCCGGGACCGAGAACGCCTCCCTCCTGCAGCGGCTGAAGGTCTCTCCGATTGCGCGTGACGAATGGACCGCGGTCTACCCGGTGCTGCTCGACAAGCTGACCGATTACCGTCCGATCCTGACCGACCACCGCACCACCGCCGCCCTGTCGCATTCGGTCAAGCAAGTGGTGCAGGGCACGCCCTACGACAGCGTCGGCCAGACCGGCGGGCAGCCCATCGTCACCCATGCCGACGCCAAGCAGTTCGGCGCCGACTACGATGCCACGCAACATTCCGTCACGGCGCAGAGCCACCTGACCGTCTACACCGACAAGCCCACCTACAAGGTCGGCGACCCGCTGCGCATCTTCATCGAGCCGCGCCACGACTGCCGCCTGACGCTGATTTCCATCGACGACGACCACGACAGTTGCGTCCTCTACCCCTTCCCGGGTCTGCCGGACGTGGTCATCAAGGGCGGCTCGCAGTACGTCTTCCCGCCGCAGGGTGCGCTGCGTACGTCCGAGCCGGGGCTGGAAACGGTCCTGGCGATCTGCAACGGCTCCGACGCGGCGATCAGCAAGGAACGGTCGGGCACCAACTCCGTCTCCTGCTCCGCCAACCACCAGCCGATCTCGCGCGAGAGCTACACGTCGGTGGTGAACGAGACTCTGATCCTCGACCTCAACCCCGGCGGCGGCGACCAGCTGTCTACCGCCAGCGGCGCCGACTACCGCGCTGTTTCCAGCCACAACCCGGACGTGACCAAGGCGCAGATCTCGGTCCTCGTCCAATCGCACTGA